The Tripterygium wilfordii isolate XIE 37 chromosome 17, ASM1340144v1, whole genome shotgun sequence genome has a window encoding:
- the LOC119982888 gene encoding peptidyl-prolyl cis-trans isomerase FKBP20-2, chloroplastic, translated as MLIIQSIPCPLSFSAPCKTFQAQSLLGNLFAQNKHIVRCYSSQKSKNDESQNEEKIKRRFVLFLVSSSFYPALYSSAKTKGENPYNEKRLLEQNRRVQKDNNAPDDFPNFIREGFEVKVVASENYVKCDSGLVYRDYEVGKGDCPKAGQQVTFHYTGYNESGRRIDSTYLQGSPAKIRLGNNALVPGFEEGIRDMRPGGKRRIIIPPELGPPVGPSTFFSAKQFEVFDVELLSIKDCERRTIGFYSDVVCN; from the exons ATGCTGATTATTCAATCAATACCATGCCCTCTCTCGTTCTCGGCGCCTt GTAAAACCTTTCAAGCACAATCCTTGTTAGGAAATTTATTTGCGCAAAATAAGCATATAGTACGTTGCTACTCAAGTCAAAAGTCAAAAAATGATGA ATCACAGAATGAAGAGAAAATTAAGCGCAGGTTTGTACTTTTCTTGGTCTCATCAAGTTTTTATCCAGCTCTATATTCTTCTGCAAAGACAAAGGGTGAGAACCCATACAACGAAAAGCGTTTGCTAGAGCAAAACAGACGCGTACAGAAAGACAATAACGCACCTGATGACTTTCCAAATTTTATTAGAGAAG GTTTTGAGGTTAAGGTGGTAGCCTCGGAGAATTATGTAAAGTGTGACTCGGGGCTTGTATACCGAGATTATGAAGTTGGTAAAGGTGATTGCCCAAAGGCTGGTCAGCAG GTGACTTTCCACTACACTGGCTATAATGAGTCAGGCCGTCGTATTGACAGTACCTACTTACAAGGTTCTCCAGCCAAAATCCGTTTGGGCAATAATGCATTGGTTCCAG GGTTTGAAGAAGGTATTCGAGACATGAGACCTGGGGGGAAAAGAAGGATCATTATTCCGCCAGAGCTTGGGCCACCG GTCGGACCTTCCACATTTTTCAGCGCAAAACAGtttgaagtttttgatgttGAACTGCTCAGCATTAAGGATTGTGAAAGGAGAACCATAGGCTTTTACTCTGATGTTGTGTGCAACTGA
- the LOC119982833 gene encoding uncharacterized protein LOC119982833 — protein sequence MFLSAFSLLQSLPFFTISSPISHCTKTEKKPSQRSVSSSTMADSIPHPKPIRSPTNAKAHSHNHFLFKALFFALFLLLLPMFPSEAPDFLNQTVFTKFWELLHLLFIGIAVSYGLFSRRVYNETNGDSQAFVSGDGFHVSSIFDNNPGGFDEKYAYYGGEYTIPVSSVVSQNGFDFSYGKGENDVTVQGWNSQYFQGESKVVVAQPNQGLDFQYKPLGLPVRNLRSRVNSPDSSSCSIMKSSSSNCSDRKIGNFGDRGSVNLDEKFQDTTIPMPSPIPWRSRSGRMEMRENLGALPSRPPHSRPQSVDETQFETLKTGSFRSTMPSYSSQSSSSVHSPNRVSPTHSTSSEEQSSGGEESVQDESPRHYSPLASQSPPMKGKAPLNSLHSSQKSYACFSENDVKEKLDYNYMDEARDGYLYGFEERGRILSNHSRHCSNGSSFEKELKRNFNNHSRHCSNGSSSEKELKRNFNNHSRHCSNGSSSEKELKRNFNNHSRHCSNGSSSEKELKKNFNNHSRHCSNGSSSEKEFERNFNNHSRPCSNGSSSEKELDRNFNNNFQHRSNESSSEKELERNFNDSLNNLGLQRKENSLNGIEMGMKSSNKKLQRSSNDEMRDLDEKKREYWLGRKEGRRIDSSKQEMKPENGVKASLKGKSVRTFRGSRYAKEAFEFGERFENEVNDNHQKRENQEVNEKVAEEPSKEKSIEKAENLGASSDEEAKATSNSTVNDAGPELDEVDKKAGEFIAKFREQIRLQKVASFRKSRGLHVNGNYFM from the coding sequence ATGTTTCTCTCTGctttttctttgcttcaaagccTTCCTTTCTTCACAATCTCATCTCCAATTTCACACTGcacaaaaacagagaaaaaaccCTCTCAGCGCAGCGTTTCCTCTTCAACAATGGCAGATTCAATTCCACATCCGAAGCCTATTCGCTCGCCAACAAACGCTAAGGCCCATAGTCACAATCACTTCTTGTTCAAGGCCCTCTTCTTCGCACTGTTTCTCTTACTCCTTCCTATGTTTCCTTCAGAAGCACCAGATTTCCTCAACCAAACCGTCTTCACCAAGTTCTGGGAGCTCCTCCATCTTCTTTTCATCGGCATTGCTGTCTCCTATGGCTTGTTCAGTCGCAGAGTGTACAATGAAACTAATGGTGATTCGCAGGCATTTGTTTCTGGTGATGGGTTTCATGTTTCGTCCATTTTTGATAATAATCCAGGTGGGTTTGATGAGAAGTATGCGTACTATGGAGGTGAGTATACTATCCCTGTTAGTAGCGTAGTTAGTCAAAATGGGTTTGATTTTTCATACGGGAAGGGTGAGAATGATGTGACCGTTCAAGGTTGGAATTCTCAGTATTTTCAAGGAGAATCCAAGGTTGTAGTGGCTCAACCAAATCAAGGTCTTGATTTTCAGTATAAGCCACTGGGATTGCCTGTTAGAAATCTAAGATCAAGAGTGAATAGCCCAGATAGTTCTTCTTGTTCAATTATGAAGAGTTCATCATCTAATTGTTCTGATAGAAAAATTGGGAATTTTGGGGATCGGGGTTCTGTTAATTTGGATGAAAAGTTCCAGGATACCACCATACCCATGCCTTCTCCTATTCCGTGGCGTTCCAGATCTGGAAGGATGGAAATGAGAGAAAATTTGGGTGCTTTGCCTTCTCGACCTCCTCATTCTAGGCCTCAATCAGTGGATGAAACCCAGTTTGAAACCCTCAAAACTGGATCTTTCAGGTCCACAATGCCCTCATACTCTTCTCAGAGTAGTTCAAGCGTGCATTCACCAAATAGGGTCTCTCCCACACACTCTACTTCTTCAGAAGAACAGAGCTCAGGAGGAGAAGAATCTGTACAAGACGAGAGTCCTCGTCACTATTCTCCTCTGGCTTCGCAGTCACCACCAATGAAAGGTAAAGCTCCATTGAATTCCTTGCACTCTAGTCAGAAAAGTTATGCTTGCTTTTCTGAGAATGATGTGAAGGAAAAATTAGACTACAATTATATGGATGAAGCAAGAGATGGGTATTTGTATGGTTTTGAAGAAAGAGGAAGGATTTTGTCGAATCACTCTCGACATTGTAGCAATGGATCGTCGTTTGAGAAGGAATTGAAGAGAAACTTTAATAATCATTCTCGGCATTGTAGCAATGGATCGTCGTCTGAGAAGGAATTGAAGAGAAACTTTAATAATCATTCTCGGCATTGTAGCAATGGATCGTCGTCTGAGAAGGAATTGAAGAGAAACTTTAATAATCATTCTCGGCATTGTAGCAATGGATCTTCGTCTGAGAAGGAATTGAAGAAAAACTTCAATAATCATTCTCGGCATTGTAGCAATGGATCTTCGTCTGAGAAGGAATTTGAGAGAAACTTCAATAATCATTCTCGGCCTTGTAGCAATGGATCTTCATCTGAGAAGGAATTGGACAGAAACTTCAACAATAATTTTCAGCATCGTAGCAATGAATCTTCCTCTGAGAAGGAGTTGGAGAGAAACTTCAATGATAGCTTGAACAACTTGGGGTTGcagagaaaggagaattcattGAACGGTATAGAGATGGGAATGAAATCTTctaataaaaaattgcaaagaAGCTCAAATGATGAGATGAGAGATCTagatgagaaaaaaagagagtattgGTTGGGTAGAAAAGAGGGGAGGAGGATTGATTCTTCAAAGCAGGAGATGAAACCAGAAAATGGTGTCAAAGCTTCATTGAAGGGTAAATCTGTGAGGACTTTTCGTGGCAGTCGTTATGCCAAAGAGGCATTTGAATTTGGAGAGAGATTTGAAAATGAAGTCAATGACAATCATcagaagagagaaaatcaagAAGTTAATGAAAAAGTTGCTGAAGAGCCTTCGAAGGAAAAGAGCATTGAGAAAGCTGAAAACTTGGGAGCAAGTTCAGATGAAGAAGCAAAAGCTACGTCTAATAGTACTGTAAACGATGCAGGGCCTGAGCTTGATGAGGTTGATAAAAAAGCTGGTGAATTCATAGCAAAGTTTAGAGAGCAAATTAGGCTTCAAAAAGTGGCTTCATTCAGAAAATCAAGAGGGCTGCATGTAAATGGTAACTATTTTATGTAA
- the LOC119982887 gene encoding cationic amino acid transporter 9, chloroplastic-like, with translation MGGQRRRYDVDSSASSSSWLSRFWSSALRTKTFGSPTSVADVRTSSGDALVRRLGLLELILIGIGASIGAGIFVVTGTVARDAGPGVTISFILAGVSSILNALCYAELASRVPAVVGGAYLYTYVAFNELTAFLVFSQLMLDYHVAAASIARSLAGYIITILELFPFFKEIPGWIGQGEEFLGGALSINILAPIVLAILTAILCWGVGESSAVNSFMTVTKVVIVIFVIFVGAFEVDVSNWSPFAPNGFKEILTGATVVFFSYVGFDAVANSAEESKNPQRDLPIGILGSLLVCIALYIGVCLVLTGMVPYSFLGEDAPLAEAFTSKGLKYVSILISIGAVAGLSTTLLVGLYVQSRLYLGLGRDGLLPSVFAKVHPTRHTPVFSQVWVAIIAGVLAGLFNVRELSHILSVGSLTGYSVVAACVVVCRWNDKTASLVSSEWITAWREGVLCLIIVAFCGFGAGVLYRVDASFVFLLVAVVIALFASAALSCRQRYVDPPGFSCPGVPIVPAICIFFNIFLFAQLHYEAWVRFIILSLITVGIYAFYGQYHAEPSSNEAIIYHRAPAEAS, from the exons ATGGGTGGCCAGAGGAGGAGATATGACGTTGACTCATCTGCTTCTTCTTCGTCGTGGCTTTCACGTTTCTGGTCGTCGGCACTCAGGACTAAGACCTTCGGCTCCCCGACCAGCGTCGCCGATGTCCGTACTAGCTCCGGCGATGCTCTTGTTCGGCGGCTCGGACTCCTCGAACTCATCCTCATAGGTATTGGCGCATCCATTGGTGCCGGGATCTTTGTTGTCACTGGCACTGTCGCGCGCGACGCCGGACCTG GAGTGACAATTAGTTTTATACTTGCTGGAGTCTCGAGCATATTGAATGCACTTTGCTACGCAGAGCTTGCTTCTCGAGTACCTGCTGTTGTTGGGGGagcatatttatatacatatgtagCTTTCAATGAGCTCactgcttttctcgttttttctCAATTAATGCTTGACTATCACGTTGCGGCTGCTAGCATAGCACGCAGCTTGGCAGGCTATATCATCACAATTCTAGAGCTCTTTCCATTTTTCAAAGAAATTCCAGGGTGGATTGGACAAGGTGAAGAGTTCTTGGGGGGAGCTCTATCAATCAACATATTAGCTCCAATTGTCCTTGCAATTCTGACAGCTATTCTCTGCTGGGGTGTTGGAGAATCATCTGCGGTGAATTCATTTATGACTGTTACTAAG GTTGTCATTGTTATTTTTGTGATATTTGTTGGTGCTTTTGAGGTTGACGTGTCAAATTGGTCTCCTTTTGCTCCAAATGGTTTTAAAGAAATATTGACTGGAGCTACAGTTGTATTTTTCTCATATGTTGGATTCGACGCGGTCGCAAATTCAGCTGAAGAATCAAAGAATCCTCAG cGGGATTTACCGATAGGCATCCTTGGAAGCCTTCTTGTATGCATTGCACTATATATTGGTGTGTGTTTAGTTCTCACTGGGATGGTACCATACAGCTTCCTCGGGGAAGATGCTCCTTTGGCTGAAGCTTTTACGTCTAAGGGGTTGAAATATGTATCTATTTTAATCAGCATTGGAGCTGTGGCTGGACTTAGCACAACCCTTCTAGTTGGACTTTATGTTCAG TCTCGGTTGTATCTTGGGCTTGGAAGGGATGGTCTACTGCCTTCGGTATTTGCTAAAGTGCACCCAACACGCCACACTCCTGTGTTTTCTCAAGTCTGGGTTGCTATAATCGCTGGTGTTTTGGCTGGGCTGTTTAACGTTCGTGAGCTCTCACACATTCTTTCAGTCGGTTCATTG ACAGGCTACTCTGTTGTTGCTGCATGTGTGGTGGTTTGTCGTTGGAACGATAAAACAGCAAGTCTAGTTTCTTCAGAATGGATTACAGCCTGGAGAGAAGGTGTACTTTGCCTCATTATAGTAGCTTTTTGTGGTTTTGGCGCTGGAGTTCTCTACCGCGTTGATGCTTCATTTGTTTTTCTGCTTGTAGCAGTAGTTATAGCTTTATTTGCTTCTGCTGCTCTCTCATGCCGCCAA CGTTACGTGGATCCTCCGGGTTTTTCATGTCCTGGCGTTCCCATTGTTCCAGCCATTTGCATCTTTttcaacatttttctttttgctcaG TTGCACTACGAAGCTTGGGTGAGATTCATCATTCTTAGCCTTATTACAGTTGGTATTTACGCATTTTATGGACAGTACCATGCCGAGCCAAGTTCAAATGAGGCAATTATTTATCATCGGGCACCTGCTGAAGCTAGCTAG
- the LOC119982979 gene encoding phosphatidylglycerophosphate phosphatase PTPMT1-like, with protein sequence MLIEELKVGDEINGGEDQIYADGDVVSDAKRALVLVGARALFYPSLLCNVVRSKMQPEFHWWDRVDQFILLGAVPFPTDVPQLKELGVSAVVTLNEPYETLVPTSLYRAHCIDHLVIPTRDYLFAPSFTDISQAVDFIRGNASLGKTTYVHCKAGRGRSTTIVLCYLMEHRHMTPDAAYEFVRSNRPRVRLASAQWQAVQDYYLLKVRKMGSPGRMTLRKIRCLPSISETASFEDSSVVVVTESDLDGYDESSDLDVVGSKMMNELNLTCRLQFASQAAISRLSCLWLRCHESPNSGSEKLANASAAEQLESHGVHIQVY encoded by the exons ATGCTCATAGAGGAATTGAAGGTGGGGGACGAGATCAACGGCGGGGAGGATCAAATTTATGCTGACGGAGACGTCGTTTCAGATGCAAAACGGGCTCTGGTTTTAGTTGGGGCTCGTGCTCTCTTTTACCCTTCACTGCTGTGCAATGTTGTGAGGAGCAAGATGCAACCTGAGTTTCACTGGTGGGATCGGGTCGACCAG TTTATATTACTAGGTGCTGTACCCTTTCCTACTGATGTTCCTCAGTTAAAGGAGCTTGGTGTCTCGGCAGTGGTTACGTTAAATGAACCATATGAGACTTTGGTCCCAACATCACTCTATCGG GCTCACTGCATTGATCATTTGGTAATTCCAACAAGAGACTATCTTTTTGCTCCATCATTTACTGATATAAGCCAAGCTGTGGATTTCATACGAG GAAATGCGTCTCTTGGGAAGACAACATATGTCCATTGCAAGGCTGGTCGGGGGCGCAGCACAACTATTGTTCTTTGTTACCTG ATGGAACACAGGCATATGACTCCTGATGCGGCATATGAATTTGTGAGATCTAACAGGCCAAGGGTACGTTTGGCCTCCGCCCAGTGGCAG GCTGTCCAAGATTATTATCTTCTCAAGGTGAGGAAAATGGGAAGCCCCGGCCGCATGACATTAAGAAAGATTCGATGTCTTCCATCAATATCGGAAACTGCATCCTTTGAAGATTCCTCTGTAGTGGTGGTAACAGAATCAGACCTCGACGGATACGATGAAAGCTCTGACTTAGATGTAGTAGGTAGCAAGATGATGAATGAACTGAACCTGACTTGTAGGCTTCAGTTTGCTAGTCAGGCAGCCATCTCCAGACTCTCCTGTCTCTGGCTTAGGTGCCATGAAAGCCCAAACTCAGGAAGCGAAAAGCTTGCGAATGCCAGTGCAGCTGAGCAGTTGGAGAGTCATGGCGTTCACATCCAAGTCTATTGA
- the LOC119982834 gene encoding actin-related protein 2/3 complex subunit 5A-like, whose product MATKETEEFVEADKAEAIITRIEHKSRKIESLLKQSKPVEALKTALEGSPPKTRDERCKSANWIVVHRAIMAIKDVGAMFSALDPEYYDILMKYLYRGLSTGDRPTCEQCLKIHEKLTERAGLGCILRALADTENTV is encoded by the exons atggcaACGAAGGAGACGGAGGAATTTGTAGAAGCAGACAAAGCAGAGGCGATCATCACAAGAATCGAACACAAGTCTCGGAAGATTGAAAGTTTACTCAAACA GTCGAAACCCGTCGAGGCTCTCAAAACTGCTCTAGAAGGCTCACCTCCCAAGACCAGAGATGAGCGATGCAag TCTGCTAATTGGATAGTGGTCCATAGAGCAATAATGGCCATTAAAGATGTGGGTGCGATGTTCTCTGCTTTGGATCCTGAATATTATGATATCCTCATGAA GTACTTGTATAGAGGCTTGTCAACTGGAGATCGCCCCACATGTGAGCAGTGTCTAAAGATTCATGAAAAGCTTACAGAAAGAGCTGGTTTAGGATGCATACTCCGCGCCCTGGCAGACACAGAAAATACAGTTTGA
- the LOC119982407 gene encoding homeobox-leucine zipper protein HAT3, whose product MGEKDDGLGLGLSLCLGISQNQQPCLKKLFQSSDRTPDTRSFLRGIDVNQAPTVTDCEEEGGVSSPNSTISSLSGKRNERETVGEENEAERASCSHGSDDEEGGGGDGDGSRKKLRLSREQSMVLEETFKEHSTLNPKQKQALAKQLNMKPRQVEVWFQNRRARTKLKQTEVDCEYLKRCCDDLTRENRRLQKEVQELRALKLSPNLYMNMKPPTTLTMCPSCERVAVSSSSSSSAAAVAVSTFPSGRQPVVSNGQRPMPLSPWAALPIQQRRFNAPTSRP is encoded by the exons ATGGGTGAGAAAGATGATgggttgggtttgggtttgagtCTATGCTTGGGGATTTCACAGAATCAACAGCCTTGTTTGAAGAAACTGTTCCAATCATCTG ATAGAACCCCAGATACCAGATCATTTCTGAGAGGTATAGATGTGAATCAGGCACCAACAGTGACTGATTGTGAAGAGGAAGGAGGGGTTTCATCCCCAAACAGCACTATTTCAAGCTTAAGTGGGAAGAGGAATGAGAGGGAGACTGTTGGAGAGGAGAATGAGGCCGAGAGAGCCTCCTGTTCTCATGGCAGCGACGACGAGGAAGGTGGTGGTGGCGATGGGGATGGGTCAAGGAAGAAGCTCAGGCTGTCAAGGGAACAGTCCATGGTGCTTGAAGAAACCTTCAAGGAGCATAGCACACTTAATCCT AAGCAAAAGCAGGCTCTGGCAAAGCAATTGAATATGAAGCCAAGACAAGTGGAGGTGTGGTTTCAGAACAGGAGGGCCAG GACAAAGCTGAAGCAAACAGAAGTGGATTGTGAGTACCTGAAGAGGTGCTGTGACGATTTGACTCGGGAGAACAGGAGGTTGCAGAAGGAGGTTCAGGAACTTAGGGCCTTAAAACTGTCTCCAAACCTCTACATGAATATGAAACCTCCCACCACCCTCACCATGTGCCCTTCATGCGAGCGTGTTGCtgtttcatcatcatcttcatcctcagcAGCTGCTGTAGCCGTTTCGACATTTCCCTCTGGCCGCCAGCCTGTGGTTTCCAATGGTCAAAGGCCAATGCCTCTCAGTCCTTGGGCAGCATTGCCGATCCAACAACGACGGTTCAATGCTCCTACTTCCCGCCCATAG